The Prosthecobacter dejongeii genome contains a region encoding:
- a CDS encoding GmrSD restriction endonuclease domain-containing protein, whose translation MPLEQEVLEGRQEIHTDAYSMSIGEIVNLYRDGELEIHPEFQREFRWKLSQKSRLIESILLGIPLPSIFVAQRNDGVWDVVDGLQRISTILSFMGELLDESGCKVEQLVLEKTPYLPSLEGVSWDNGMPDDLKRAFKREKFDVKIIKKESDENAKFELFQRLNTGGAGLSEQEVRNCLLLMVNRKSYEWLKERSKNENFINCLNLTDRLIDEKYEMELVLRFICIVKYDKSAPIDDEDMGPFLTTQMKRLMVDNDFAFENETKLFDTTFNILARLKGEDAFRRYSQPKQKHEGQFSVSLFECISAGVAFAIQQGQTEVEISSKLSTLVVTLADNPNFNEATKHGMRGINRLPKLVDLARELFR comes from the coding sequence ATGCCACTTGAACAAGAAGTTTTAGAAGGACGCCAGGAAATACATACGGATGCCTATTCAATGTCGATTGGGGAGATCGTTAATCTCTACAGGGATGGTGAGCTCGAAATCCACCCTGAATTTCAAAGGGAGTTCAGATGGAAGCTTTCCCAAAAAAGTAGACTCATAGAATCCATATTACTCGGAATTCCACTTCCATCTATTTTTGTAGCGCAGCGAAACGATGGTGTTTGGGACGTCGTAGATGGACTGCAGCGAATTTCTACTATTCTTTCATTTATGGGAGAACTCCTGGATGAGAGCGGATGTAAGGTTGAACAGCTTGTTCTTGAGAAGACCCCCTACCTTCCCTCACTTGAAGGGGTTTCATGGGATAATGGAATGCCAGACGATCTTAAAAGAGCCTTCAAACGAGAAAAGTTTGATGTAAAAATCATTAAAAAAGAAAGCGACGAAAACGCTAAGTTTGAACTCTTCCAACGACTTAACACTGGTGGAGCCGGTCTTTCAGAACAGGAAGTGCGTAACTGCCTTCTCCTTATGGTAAATCGAAAATCTTACGAATGGCTTAAGGAGAGGAGTAAAAATGAAAACTTCATAAACTGCTTAAATTTAACTGATAGACTAATTGATGAAAAATATGAGATGGAGCTCGTTTTGCGCTTCATCTGTATTGTGAAGTATGATAAGAGTGCACCTATTGATGACGAGGATATGGGACCATTCCTAACTACTCAAATGAAAAGGTTAATGGTAGACAATGATTTTGCTTTCGAAAATGAAACCAAATTATTTGATACAACTTTCAATATTTTAGCTCGGCTCAAAGGAGAGGACGCCTTCAGACGTTATTCACAGCCCAAACAAAAACATGAAGGACAGTTTTCTGTTTCTTTATTTGAATGCATTTCGGCGGGCGTTGCTTTTGCGATACAACAAGGGCAGACCGAAGTGGAAATTTCATCTAAGCTTAGCACGCTAGTAGTTACGTTAGCGGATAATCCAAATTTTAACGAAGCAACCAAGCACGGAATGAGAGGAATCAACCGTTTGCCCAAACTTGTTGATCTGGCGCGTGAGTTGTTCAGATAG
- a CDS encoding MAE_28990/MAE_18760 family HEPN-like nuclease, translating into MKIKSIGDFEAAIDKDFQWRKHEITTIKLALKSARAHQVDVYFRSGVVLLYAHWEGLVKFSAKAYLSYVNNQGCCYHLMQPNFLFFAVKESLENSGKVNLSNYSLFEKTQDFFTTSNTQKFCVNADLHISTKENQNLTSAEFKAIVCKLGLRYLTLYELKEKLIDNQLLKYRNKVAHGESLRDEISDPLDTFTTLTDKVLENLESLCSQLRQAAQGKNFLKPAA; encoded by the coding sequence ATGAAGATAAAATCGATCGGCGACTTTGAAGCTGCAATAGATAAAGATTTTCAATGGCGCAAACACGAAATCACCACAATAAAACTTGCTCTAAAATCCGCCCGAGCTCATCAAGTGGACGTGTATTTTAGATCAGGAGTTGTATTATTATATGCTCACTGGGAAGGCCTTGTTAAGTTTTCCGCAAAAGCCTATTTATCCTATGTAAATAACCAAGGATGTTGCTACCACTTGATGCAGCCAAATTTTTTGTTTTTTGCAGTAAAAGAGTCCCTAGAAAACTCAGGTAAAGTTAATCTAAGTAACTATTCACTTTTTGAAAAAACACAGGATTTTTTCACAACCTCTAACACACAGAAATTTTGTGTTAATGCTGATCTTCACATCTCCACCAAAGAAAATCAGAACCTCACCTCTGCTGAATTTAAAGCAATAGTGTGTAAATTAGGCCTGCGGTATCTAACGTTGTATGAGTTAAAAGAGAAGCTGATTGATAACCAATTATTGAAATATCGGAATAAAGTAGCTCATGGCGAGTCTTTAAGAGATGAAATATCTGATCCACTGGACACATTCACTACTCTGACAGATAAGGTTCTTGAAAATTTGGAGAGTTTGTGCTCTCAACTTAGGCAGGCTGCTCAGGGCAAAAACTTTCTAAAACCTGCGGCTTAA
- a CDS encoding ABC-F family ATP-binding cassette domain-containing protein encodes MLTLRDVTKTFNARTLFTGANMTVNYAERVALVGPNGAGKSTLFSLILKEDEPDAGEVIRDEWTTLGYLPQESEPVGEETILDVATGKAGLIEELEKILREFEERGDVAAPEYNEAHAKHDALNDPQAEAKAKKILKGFGFKEEDFSKPAREYSGGWVMRAHLARILVIEPDLLLLDEPTNHLDLLSLMWFRNYLKNYPGAILLISHDRDFMDELIETVYEIEESKLVQYQGNYTQYLTQKEANWERAYQAWKNQQKEIEAIQEFIDRFRSVTSKAAQAQSRERQLEKMDKLDRPRPLRKAFRFNFPQPPRGGQRVIALTDIHQAYGEKKIYQGLDLEVEKGERTVLVGPNGAGKSTLIKIMAGEVPFQKGERRFGTNIKMGYFSQHRADTLDPECTILEELKRCAPELREDDARSILGSFLFKREDVYKKCKVLSGGEKSRLNLVKFLVDPPNLLLMDEPTTHLDIWAIEGLILALQKFEGTLVFISHDVHFIRSLATKVLHINAGVVTPYSGGYDYYLEKTGAEENARAAVIAG; translated from the coding sequence ATGCTCACCCTCCGCGACGTCACCAAGACTTTCAATGCCCGAACGCTGTTTACCGGGGCCAACATGACTGTGAACTACGCAGAACGCGTGGCTCTCGTCGGCCCGAACGGTGCGGGCAAGTCCACGCTGTTTTCTCTGATCCTGAAGGAGGATGAGCCGGACGCGGGCGAGGTGATCCGCGATGAGTGGACGACCCTGGGCTACCTGCCGCAGGAGAGCGAGCCGGTGGGCGAGGAGACCATCCTGGATGTGGCCACGGGCAAGGCGGGGCTGATCGAGGAGCTGGAAAAGATCCTCCGCGAGTTCGAAGAACGCGGCGATGTGGCAGCCCCGGAATACAATGAGGCGCATGCCAAGCACGATGCGCTGAATGATCCGCAGGCCGAGGCGAAGGCGAAGAAGATCCTGAAGGGGTTCGGTTTCAAGGAAGAGGATTTTAGCAAACCTGCCCGTGAATACTCGGGCGGCTGGGTGATGCGTGCGCACTTGGCGCGGATCCTGGTCATCGAGCCAGATCTGCTGCTGCTGGATGAGCCGACCAACCACCTGGACCTGCTGTCCCTGATGTGGTTCCGCAATTACCTGAAGAACTACCCGGGTGCGATCCTGCTGATTTCGCATGACCGTGACTTCATGGATGAGCTGATCGAGACGGTGTACGAGATCGAAGAGAGCAAGCTGGTGCAGTACCAGGGTAACTACACGCAGTACCTGACGCAGAAGGAAGCGAACTGGGAGCGCGCCTACCAAGCCTGGAAAAACCAGCAGAAGGAGATCGAAGCGATCCAGGAATTCATCGATCGGTTCCGCTCCGTGACCTCGAAGGCGGCGCAGGCGCAGAGCCGCGAGCGCCAACTGGAGAAGATGGATAAGCTGGACCGGCCGCGCCCCTTGCGGAAGGCCTTCCGTTTCAATTTCCCGCAGCCTCCGCGCGGCGGCCAGCGTGTCATCGCGCTGACGGACATCCATCAGGCCTACGGCGAGAAGAAGATCTACCAGGGCCTGGACCTGGAAGTGGAAAAGGGCGAGCGCACCGTGCTGGTGGGCCCCAACGGCGCAGGCAAGTCCACACTGATCAAGATCATGGCCGGCGAGGTGCCTTTCCAAAAGGGCGAGCGCCGCTTTGGCACGAACATCAAGATGGGCTACTTCTCCCAGCACCGCGCCGATACGCTGGACCCGGAATGCACCATCCTGGAAGAACTAAAACGCTGCGCCCCTGAGTTGCGTGAAGACGATGCCCGCAGCATCCTGGGTAGCTTCCTCTTCAAGCGTGAAGACGTTTACAAGAAGTGCAAAGTCCTCAGCGGGGGTGAAAAGAGCCGTCTGAATCTGGTGAAGTTCCTGGTGGATCCGCCTAACCTACTTTTGATGGATGAGCCGACGACGCACTTGGACATATGGGCCATTGAGGGCCTGATCCTGGCGCTGCAAAAGTTTGAAGGCACACTGGTCTTCATTTCACATGACGTGCACTTCATCCGCAGTCTCGCGACGAAGGTGCTGCACATCAATGCCGGGGTGGTCACGCCTTACAGTGGCGGTTATGACTACTACCTGGAGAAGACAGGCGCGGAAGAGAATGCACGCGCGGCGGTGATCGCAGGCTAG
- a CDS encoding M36 family metallopeptidase, translating into MLPTFDLRSPLVKGIELHLPLERARAVAQLKKAVPHLAVDFDPISQAPKWVASTSGFLTDGQSSLAAQDADAPIRKFIEQHHDVFGHGPEALDRARRVTDYSIPRGNSRKVVWHQQLEGIDIFEAVFQANLTASSALINVGSQFIAQPEKAAGKKDRAALLAAPPVPVAQAVAAAGQNVGEKIAETAVRPMGPPEDQPDRKQRFRAAVLTDAEARLIWVPMDATTLRLAWDVTLTSRSRGEMYRVLVDAETASVLVRHSLTAYNAEATYRVFTAESPTPFSPGHESPSSLQPAPVQRVNVTTTALSPLASPGGWIPAGSLTTSGNNTDTYVDANADNLADLPLTTGSPERVFDFPLDLTQEPWANKDASVTQLFYWTNFAHDRLYDLGFTEAAGNFQLDNFGRGGEGNDPVNAEAQDGSGTNNANFSTPVDGGRGRMQMFNWTGPSPDRDGSFEAEVVLHEYAHGLSNRLVGGPSVTISALSTRGMGEGWSDFYGMALTAEAQDNPHGNWARGGYSRYLGGDWFSENYYYGARRYSYSTDMGKNPHTFRDIDPTQVNWHPEVPRNPTFAATQDATQVHYQGTVWCVFLWELRANLILKHGFAIGNERALFLVTEGMKLCPSNPNFVQARDGILQAVWVHHAEDLGEVWTAFAKRGLGDGAMAPTSTTTTGLTESYTVPDALEISDRSGWNVMGNKGGSFTPTAQTLTLRNDGAEPLSWTASSDAAWMSCSPSGGSLQPGAQTVVTVQFQAGAQKAGFHSSQVVFQNSATGFKQPIGVRLYIAPPVVHSFTLDEAPAGWTTTGEWVHGVPGGNGGQATGGSGYADPAAGATGSQVYGVNLSGNPTSTPSGPFYLTSAALDFTAYKNTRLRFQRWLNTPGLTNNRITLEVRRLDGPWREVFVNDSNPTLDDHWQLMDYDISTVVDGHPGVQVRWSYQPLTNAGNYSGWNVDDIQFLAEPQTEFTLELAAAVAENAAPITGTVRLDAPRSHAMSVTLTSSDATAALVPTTLLLPAGQVSQTFSLQPVDDALLDGTQTVRITASASGIAPGVATVAVTDNESATLTLTLPSLITEGNAVLSGQLQVSSPPAREVQVMLACDHASLSVPAVVTLPAGSTAPVSWTMAMPDNAVAEGTRAVTVTATVPGWVSASAVTQLVDDDAPAILLTGPSFTREGDSSVVLTATVNTVQVSDRVLLLTNSDASELDMPSSVMIPAGQSQVQFSMTGVDDALRDGTQQVVIAASAVGYASATRTVTVADNEVDHYTFGPIGSTQKRNKPFTVSLTAFDMNGEVISNHRGDIAFSTDSAVGAVPFSVATWTDFSHGVATASIAVSATTSSMTFTATDAHGRTGTSLPFAVDAVQHDGFVWTDLPTQTPTDAPITGTVTAVDDVGQTVSSYAEPTLVDTWMATLTQTVGSTTTATNTSRVYNTTARDSRVQILYTAEELGAFARWLGRLDFSRYQDSGQTLGQFTLRLKHTHRDSLAGATWEEGGWTTVFSAATFAVNATNPAFQRPFFYNGIQNLMVDISFRNAVPTAAPTVRCSTTAPARMLSGTSDGQHGDPLAWTQTTGPVAVISDELPTLLHYELKNVGPIVNSPLSFSVGSAGVQAFMPVSPTNTLWLRAQAPSGVVGFSPPIFTTSPSLVTGSDLVLFEGFESGLLGPQWSTADSSPTARAQVVSGYTPKSGSYHLLLDAPTSSTGTFVRNSPTLTVNLAGRSHVSVEWYAKEYSDDNHPASPMGPLGTFGSTANFDGVAISQDGVTWHEISSFVSLSSSYASTATRVYLDPILQHLGWSYNATFKIRFSQYDDQSATSDGIALDSIAIRANPTSAIGFALPATMMEGSLNVPVQVSLASPVLFNTTVTFTCNARARLSLPSSVTIPAGQTSATILISAPQNQIADLGKAVIITAAATAKPTSYNHIRVLDDEVTSLNLSLPVSVMEGNPTATATVQMSSFLANPIPVYLSSASPDQVRVHSSVATIPAGQNSTSFPISAVDDVFLDGAQEISLTASANGMQAVTATLSVLDNESAQIVMTEPDPLREGGVASEVTLTLSGPRSEDTVVELSSSDTSAATVPPIVILPAGEMSVSFEVAPVDDALRDGEQTALIRVSSAGLLGGSVAVQVLDDEPAHIAVSPIASPQVQGRPIQLSLTAKDETGALIPYHGTALLTARSGSYPLPVTPAAPITFVQGTWVGAVSLGEARGSVVLVITTPGGLVSISPPFDVNPTTIPEGLVVPVPALNPEPLFTSGLANQILWPAVPTGVEIQVEAALDAAFTQSQIGTWVPGVGYTFSGLVDGQTYHYRARSRVATSTVTPQTWQQTVTAGEVTWSSSEIGSASAGTFESLIIQPTSLYRWGTLLFSPDQPAQTTVMVDVLAPSGQVLATAVPSGTDLHALTGGADIPAIRLRARLTSTVTGGAAGALSWSVSHLPLPTFVYSAPSASVASTQDSTPPALALLTPVIRCLSRTSADISGTAADAGSGLASVSINGQPVASANGYASWHQSLTGLQDGANVFTLTATDRASPPNTTTVISRIYRIANPAGDNNRNGIADLLDHALGIPPAVTQGPAMLPHASRGRSLTTGETYLLLNYRRHIERSGLHYIIETSENLTHWDSSGQDVVEESVTPNDDGLTETVQVRVTPELGHQRAKFVRVQVGLDSN; encoded by the coding sequence GGTCTTGGTGGATGCTGAAACGGCCTCAGTACTAGTGCGTCACTCACTCACCGCCTACAATGCCGAGGCCACGTATCGTGTCTTTACCGCGGAAAGCCCCACACCATTTTCTCCAGGGCATGAGTCACCATCCAGCCTTCAGCCTGCACCCGTGCAGCGTGTCAATGTGACCACCACGGCGCTCAGTCCTCTCGCTTCCCCCGGCGGATGGATTCCTGCGGGAAGTCTAACCACAAGTGGCAACAATACCGACACCTACGTGGATGCGAATGCCGATAACCTGGCCGATCTACCCCTCACCACAGGCTCTCCAGAACGTGTCTTCGACTTTCCGTTGGATCTGACGCAAGAACCTTGGGCGAATAAGGATGCTTCAGTGACGCAACTTTTTTACTGGACCAACTTTGCTCATGATCGCCTCTATGACTTGGGCTTCACTGAGGCTGCGGGCAATTTCCAGCTCGATAACTTCGGCCGGGGTGGAGAGGGAAATGACCCGGTCAATGCGGAGGCCCAAGATGGATCCGGCACGAACAACGCGAACTTTTCCACCCCCGTGGATGGTGGGCGCGGGCGCATGCAGATGTTTAACTGGACGGGCCCCAGCCCTGATCGTGATGGCTCTTTCGAGGCAGAGGTGGTGCTGCATGAATACGCGCATGGTTTGAGCAATCGTTTGGTAGGAGGGCCCTCAGTCACCATTTCAGCCCTCAGCACGCGTGGGATGGGGGAAGGATGGTCTGACTTTTACGGCATGGCGCTCACCGCAGAGGCACAGGACAATCCCCATGGTAACTGGGCACGTGGAGGCTACTCCCGTTACCTGGGCGGTGACTGGTTTTCTGAAAACTACTACTATGGAGCGAGGCGTTACAGCTACAGCACCGATATGGGGAAAAACCCCCACACCTTTCGGGACATTGATCCGACTCAAGTAAACTGGCATCCCGAAGTGCCGCGAAATCCCACTTTCGCTGCCACGCAGGATGCCACTCAGGTGCATTATCAGGGCACGGTGTGGTGCGTTTTTTTATGGGAACTGCGGGCGAATCTCATTCTGAAACACGGCTTTGCCATTGGCAATGAGCGGGCTCTTTTTTTGGTGACTGAAGGCATGAAATTATGCCCTTCCAATCCCAACTTTGTGCAGGCACGGGACGGCATCCTTCAGGCCGTTTGGGTGCATCATGCCGAAGATCTAGGAGAGGTCTGGACCGCCTTTGCGAAGCGCGGTCTCGGAGATGGGGCCATGGCTCCGACCAGCACCACCACCACTGGCCTCACTGAATCCTACACCGTTCCGGATGCGCTTGAAATCAGTGACCGCAGTGGCTGGAATGTGATGGGAAATAAAGGCGGTTCTTTTACCCCAACCGCGCAGACTTTGACCCTTCGCAACGATGGCGCAGAACCTCTGTCCTGGACCGCTAGCAGTGACGCTGCTTGGATGAGTTGTTCGCCTTCAGGTGGTAGCTTGCAGCCAGGAGCTCAGACAGTCGTCACTGTTCAATTTCAGGCAGGGGCACAAAAGGCGGGTTTTCACAGCAGCCAAGTGGTGTTTCAAAATTCGGCCACGGGTTTTAAGCAGCCCATCGGCGTGCGTCTCTACATCGCTCCCCCAGTGGTTCACTCATTCACTTTGGACGAGGCTCCCGCAGGCTGGACGACGACGGGCGAATGGGTGCATGGAGTGCCTGGCGGCAACGGGGGACAGGCCACGGGAGGGAGTGGATATGCAGATCCCGCCGCAGGGGCAACGGGCAGTCAAGTGTATGGAGTGAATCTCTCTGGCAATCCCACCAGCACTCCTTCAGGCCCTTTTTATCTGACTTCTGCAGCACTGGATTTTACCGCTTATAAAAACACGCGCCTGCGGTTTCAGCGATGGCTGAATACTCCCGGCCTAACGAACAATCGAATCACCCTGGAGGTTCGTCGTCTGGATGGACCTTGGCGGGAGGTATTTGTCAACGATAGTAATCCAACGTTGGATGATCACTGGCAGTTGATGGACTATGACATTTCCACTGTGGTGGATGGTCACCCCGGAGTGCAGGTGCGGTGGAGCTACCAGCCTCTGACGAATGCAGGCAACTACTCCGGCTGGAATGTGGATGACATTCAGTTTCTGGCCGAGCCGCAGACCGAGTTCACGCTGGAGCTGGCAGCGGCGGTGGCTGAAAATGCAGCCCCCATCACAGGCACCGTGCGTCTGGATGCACCTCGTTCTCACGCGATGAGCGTGACGCTTACATCCAGTGATGCCACGGCTGCGTTGGTTCCTACGACCCTACTTTTGCCTGCTGGGCAAGTCAGCCAGACCTTCAGCCTGCAGCCTGTGGATGATGCCTTGCTGGATGGAACTCAAACAGTTCGCATTACCGCTTCCGCCTCTGGCATTGCCCCCGGCGTGGCCACTGTGGCAGTGACGGATAACGAGAGTGCTACGCTGACACTCACTCTGCCCAGCCTCATCACTGAGGGCAACGCCGTCCTCAGTGGGCAGCTCCAGGTCAGCAGCCCGCCTGCGCGTGAAGTCCAGGTGATGCTGGCCTGCGATCATGCTAGTCTTTCAGTGCCTGCGGTGGTCACACTCCCAGCGGGCAGCACAGCACCTGTGAGCTGGACGATGGCGATGCCAGACAATGCCGTGGCTGAGGGGACACGGGCTGTCACAGTCACGGCTACCGTGCCCGGTTGGGTCTCCGCCAGTGCAGTCACGCAGCTCGTGGATGATGACGCACCCGCCATCCTGCTCACGGGGCCTAGTTTTACTCGGGAAGGGGATAGCTCCGTGGTTCTGACCGCCACTGTTAACACCGTGCAGGTTTCAGATCGAGTCCTGTTGCTAACCAACAGTGATGCATCGGAATTGGACATGCCTAGTTCTGTTATGATTCCAGCAGGGCAGTCTCAGGTGCAGTTCTCCATGACGGGGGTGGATGATGCACTTCGGGATGGCACGCAGCAGGTCGTGATCGCGGCCAGTGCTGTGGGTTATGCCTCCGCCACACGCACGGTCACGGTGGCGGATAATGAGGTGGACCATTACACCTTCGGTCCCATCGGCAGCACGCAAAAACGCAATAAGCCCTTCACGGTCAGCCTAACAGCTTTTGATATGAATGGTGAAGTCATCAGCAATCATCGGGGAGACATCGCCTTCAGCACTGATTCGGCAGTAGGGGCGGTGCCTTTTTCGGTCGCCACGTGGACTGATTTTTCTCACGGCGTCGCGACTGCGTCTATAGCGGTCTCGGCTACGACTTCCTCCATGACCTTCACTGCCACGGATGCGCACGGGCGCACGGGCACCAGTTTACCGTTTGCCGTGGACGCCGTGCAGCATGATGGTTTTGTTTGGACAGATCTGCCCACTCAGACTCCCACAGATGCCCCCATCACAGGCACCGTGACAGCGGTGGACGATGTAGGCCAGACGGTCTCCAGCTATGCGGAGCCGACGCTGGTGGATACCTGGATGGCCACGCTCACCCAGACCGTGGGCTCCACCACCACCGCCACGAATACTTCGCGGGTTTACAACACAACAGCGCGTGATTCCCGTGTGCAGATCCTCTACACTGCGGAGGAGCTAGGCGCTTTTGCTCGTTGGTTAGGCCGACTGGATTTCAGCCGTTATCAGGACAGTGGCCAGACCCTGGGGCAGTTCACCCTACGGCTCAAGCATACCCATCGCGATTCCTTGGCTGGAGCCACCTGGGAGGAGGGGGGCTGGACGACGGTGTTCAGTGCTGCGACCTTCGCGGTCAACGCTACCAACCCTGCTTTTCAACGCCCGTTTTTCTACAATGGCATTCAGAACCTCATGGTAGATATCTCCTTTCGGAATGCGGTCCCCACGGCTGCTCCCACCGTGCGCTGCAGCACCACCGCCCCGGCCAGGATGCTCTCCGGCACCAGCGATGGGCAACACGGAGATCCCCTCGCCTGGACGCAGACAACAGGTCCGGTGGCTGTGATTAGCGACGAGCTGCCGACCCTGCTGCACTACGAACTCAAGAACGTGGGGCCCATCGTCAATTCTCCTTTATCCTTCAGCGTCGGCAGTGCGGGGGTGCAGGCTTTCATGCCAGTATCACCCACGAATACCCTCTGGCTGCGGGCCCAGGCCCCATCGGGTGTTGTGGGTTTCAGCCCGCCCATTTTCACCACTTCTCCTTCTCTGGTCACCGGTTCAGACCTGGTGCTCTTTGAGGGGTTTGAAAGCGGGCTCTTAGGGCCGCAGTGGAGCACGGCAGACAGCAGCCCTACCGCACGGGCTCAAGTCGTTTCCGGCTACACGCCCAAGTCTGGCAGCTATCACCTGCTGCTGGATGCACCCACTTCCTCCACGGGCACCTTTGTCCGCAATAGCCCCACGCTGACGGTGAATCTGGCCGGGCGCAGCCATGTCTCCGTGGAGTGGTATGCGAAGGAATATTCCGATGATAATCATCCGGCCTCGCCCATGGGGCCGCTGGGCACCTTCGGCTCCACCGCGAACTTTGATGGCGTGGCCATCAGTCAAGATGGGGTGACCTGGCATGAAATATCCTCGTTCGTCAGCCTATCTTCCAGCTACGCTAGCACGGCCACTCGCGTGTATTTGGACCCCATTCTTCAGCACCTGGGCTGGAGCTACAATGCCACCTTTAAGATTCGTTTTTCTCAGTATGATGACCAGTCGGCCACCAGCGACGGCATCGCTCTGGATAGCATTGCTATCCGGGCAAATCCCACCAGTGCGATAGGCTTCGCGCTGCCAGCCACGATGATGGAAGGCAGCCTCAATGTGCCTGTGCAGGTGTCTCTAGCTTCTCCGGTGCTGTTCAACACGACCGTGACCTTCACCTGCAATGCGAGGGCACGCCTCAGCCTGCCGAGCAGCGTCACCATTCCTGCCGGGCAGACCTCTGCCACCATTCTCATCAGCGCACCGCAAAATCAGATCGCCGATCTGGGCAAAGCCGTCATCATCACCGCTGCTGCCACGGCTAAACCCACCAGCTACAACCACATCCGCGTGCTGGATGATGAAGTGACCTCGCTGAACCTATCTCTTCCTGTATCCGTCATGGAGGGGAACCCCACCGCGACAGCCACGGTCCAGATGTCGTCCTTTTTGGCAAACCCAATCCCGGTTTATCTCAGCTCAGCCAGCCCTGACCAAGTGAGGGTGCACAGCAGCGTGGCGACGATCCCTGCGGGACAAAATAGCACCTCTTTTCCCATCTCGGCCGTGGATGATGTCTTCCTCGATGGTGCGCAGGAAATCAGCCTAACCGCAAGTGCGAATGGGATGCAGGCCGTCACTGCTACACTTTCAGTGCTCGACAATGAAAGCGCTCAGATCGTCATGACGGAACCTGACCCACTGCGTGAAGGGGGTGTGGCCAGTGAGGTCACCCTCACTCTCTCCGGGCCACGCAGTGAGGATACCGTGGTGGAGTTATCCTCCAGCGACACCTCTGCGGCGACTGTGCCGCCCATCGTGATCCTGCCTGCGGGGGAGATGAGTGTCTCGTTTGAGGTGGCCCCGGTGGATGATGCGCTACGCGATGGCGAGCAGACCGCGCTCATTCGGGTCAGCTCGGCGGGCCTGCTGGGGGGCAGTGTCGCGGTACAGGTCTTGGATGATGAGCCTGCTCACATCGCGGTTAGTCCCATCGCCTCACCCCAGGTGCAGGGCAGGCCGATCCAGCTAAGCCTGACGGCCAAGGATGAAACCGGGGCGCTTATTCCCTACCACGGCACCGCACTCCTCACCGCTCGTTCTGGATCTTACCCACTGCCCGTCACACCCGCCGCGCCCATCACCTTTGTGCAGGGCACCTGGGTGGGTGCGGTGAGCCTGGGCGAGGCCCGTGGCAGCGTGGTGCTCGTCATCACTACGCCTGGGGGACTGGTGTCAATTTCACCGCCTTTCGATGTCAACCCCACCACGATTCCCGAAGGCCTCGTGGTGCCTGTTCCAGCGCTGAATCCTGAGCCGCTATTCACCTCTGGCCTGGCGAATCAGATCCTCTGGCCTGCGGTGCCTACAGGAGTGGAAATCCAAGTGGAGGCCGCCCTAGACGCTGCCTTTACCCAATCTCAAATCGGCACCTGGGTGCCTGGGGTGGGCTACACTTTCAGCGGTCTCGTGGACGGGCAGACCTACCACTACCGCGCCCGCAGCCGTGTGGCCACCAGCACGGTGACACCGCAGACTTGGCAGCAGACCGTGACAGCGGGCGAGGTGACCTGGAGCTCGAGCGAGATCGGCTCCGCAAGCGCGGGCACGTTTGAATCGCTCATCATCCAGCCCACCTCGCTTTACCGCTGGGGCACGCTCCTCTTCAGTCCGGACCAGCCTGCTCAGACCACCGTCATGGTGGATGTTTTAGCGCCGTCGGGGCAGGTTCTCGCCACGGCCGTGCCATCTGGCACGGATCTGCATGCATTGACCGGCGGGGCAGACATACCTGCCATCAGACTGCGTGCTCGCCTAACCAGTACTGTGACAGGTGGGGCCGCAGGTGCGCTTTCTTGGTCGGTCAGTCACCTACCACTGCCCACCTTTGTTTATTCCGCTCCCTCAGCCAGCGTTGCTTCCACGCAGGACTCCACCCCGCCAGCTCTGGCCCTGCTCACGCCTGTCATCCGCTGCCTTTCCAGGACGAGTGCAGATATCTCAGGCACGGCTGCGGATGCAGGCAGCGGTCTCGCTTCCGTCTCCATCAATGGCCAGCCTGTGGCGAGTGCCAATGGGTATGCGAGTTGGCACCAGTCCCTCACAGGGTTGCAGGACGGGGCGAATGTCTTTACCCTCACGGCGACAGACCGCGCCAGTCCGCCGAATACCACCACGGTCATCAGCCGCATCTACCGCATCGCCAATCCCGCTGGGGATAACAATCGCAATGGCATCGCCGATCTGCTGGATCACGCCCTGGGCATCCCGCCAGCGGTCACGCAGGGGCCCGCCATGCTGCCACACGCATCTCGGGGGAGGAGCCTCACCACCGGGGAAACCTACCTGCTCCTCAACTATCGCCGTCACATTGAGCGCAGCGGCCTGCACTACATCATCGAGACCAGTGAAAACCTCACCCACTGGGACTCCTCCGGCCAGGATGTGGTGGAGGAATCTGTGACGCCCAATGACGACGGCCTCACCGAGACCGTGCAGGTCCGGGTGACGCCAGAACTCGGCCACCAGAGGGCCAAGTTCGTCCGTGTGCAGGTGGGGCTGGACTCTAACTAG